In Mauremys reevesii isolate NIE-2019 linkage group 8, ASM1616193v1, whole genome shotgun sequence, a single genomic region encodes these proteins:
- the FAM102B gene encoding protein FAM102B isoform X2: MAFMMMMKKKKFKFRVELELDELSSVPFVNGILFCKVRLLDGGSFSGESSREVVQANSVHWKKKFLFICKMSASATTGILDPCICRVSVRKELKGGKAYAKLGFADLNLAEFAGSGNTTRRCLLEGYDTKNTRQDNSILKVLISMQLMSGDPCFKTPPSTGMSITIAGEAESLHEDRKGGENLKVVHLGVSDLSAKSASIPDELGACGHSRTSSYASQQSKLSGYSTCHSRSSSFSDLSHRRNTSVGSTSTGIGSILEPCEETEPKITDNFDTPVKDISSEKLSRISKCIYPDRHPVKQDSVESQLKRVDATRVDADDIVEKILQSQDFSLDSSAEEEGLRLFVGPGGSTSFGSHHLPNRVGSGAYEQVVIKR, from the exons ATGGCcttcatgatgatgatgaagaagaagaagttcAAGTTCCgcgtggagctggagctggacgAGCTGTCGTCCGTGCCCTTCGTCAACGGCATCCTCTTCTGCAAGGTGCGGCTGCTGGACGGCGGCAGCTTCAGCGGGGAGTCCTCCCG AGAGGTCGTGCAGGCAAACTCTGTTCACTGGAAGAAGAAGTTCTTATTTATATGTAAAATGAGTGCCAGTGCCACTACAGGCATTCTGGATCCTTGCATCTGCAGAGTATCTGTACGGAAg GAGTTAAAAGGTGGAAAGGCATACGCAAAG CTGGGCTTTGCAGACCTAAACCTTGCAGAGTTTGCTGGATCGGGAAATACCACTCGTCGCTGTTTACTGGAAGGTTATGATACCAAAAATACCAGACAGGATAATTCCATTCTCAAA GTATTGATCAGCATGCAGCTAATGTCCGGAGACCCATGTTTTAAAAC GCCTCCTTCCACAGGAATGTCCATCACAATCGCTGGAGAAGCGGAATCTTTACATGAAGACAGGAAAGGTGGAGAGAACTTGAAAGTGGTACATCTGGGTGTATCAG ATCTCTCAGCAAAGAGTGCGTCAATCCCAGATGAACTTGGTGCATGTGGACATTCCAGAACATCAAGCTATGCAAGCCAGCAATCAAAACTGTCAG GGTATAGCACATGTCACTCCAGATCATCCAGTTTTTCTGATCTCAGCCATAGGAGAAACACCTCAGTGGGAAGTACATCTACAGGAATTGGAAGTATTCTAGAGCCATGTGAAGAGACTGAACCAAAAATAACTGATAATTTTGATACTCCTGTTAAAGATATATCTTCAGAAAAACTCAGCAG AATCTCTAAATGTATTTATCCTGACAGGCATCCAGTGAAGCAAGACTCTGTAGAGTCACAATTGAAGCGGGTTGATGCCACCAGAGTAGATGCAGATGATATTGTTGAAAAAATATTGCAGAGTCAAGACTTCAGTTTAGACTCCAGTGCAGAAG AAGAAGGGCTGAGATTATTTGTGGGCCCTGGTGGGAGTACTTCTTTTGGAAGTCATCATCTACCCAATAG
- the FAM102B gene encoding protein FAM102B isoform X1 translates to MAFMMMMKKKKFKFRVELELDELSSVPFVNGILFCKVRLLDGGSFSGESSREVVQANSVHWKKKFLFICKMSASATTGILDPCICRVSVRKELKGGKAYAKLGFADLNLAEFAGSGNTTRRCLLEGYDTKNTRQDNSILKVLISMQLMSGDPCFKTPPSTGMSITIAGEAESLHEDRKGGENLKVVHLGVSDLSAKSASIPDELGACGHSRTSSYASQQSKLSGRYSTCHSRSSSFSDLSHRRNTSVGSTSTGIGSILEPCEETEPKITDNFDTPVKDISSEKLSRISKCIYPDRHPVKQDSVESQLKRVDATRVDADDIVEKILQSQDFSLDSSAEEEGLRLFVGPGGSTSFGSHHLPNRVGSGAYEQVVIKR, encoded by the exons ATGGCcttcatgatgatgatgaagaagaagaagttcAAGTTCCgcgtggagctggagctggacgAGCTGTCGTCCGTGCCCTTCGTCAACGGCATCCTCTTCTGCAAGGTGCGGCTGCTGGACGGCGGCAGCTTCAGCGGGGAGTCCTCCCG AGAGGTCGTGCAGGCAAACTCTGTTCACTGGAAGAAGAAGTTCTTATTTATATGTAAAATGAGTGCCAGTGCCACTACAGGCATTCTGGATCCTTGCATCTGCAGAGTATCTGTACGGAAg GAGTTAAAAGGTGGAAAGGCATACGCAAAG CTGGGCTTTGCAGACCTAAACCTTGCAGAGTTTGCTGGATCGGGAAATACCACTCGTCGCTGTTTACTGGAAGGTTATGATACCAAAAATACCAGACAGGATAATTCCATTCTCAAA GTATTGATCAGCATGCAGCTAATGTCCGGAGACCCATGTTTTAAAAC GCCTCCTTCCACAGGAATGTCCATCACAATCGCTGGAGAAGCGGAATCTTTACATGAAGACAGGAAAGGTGGAGAGAACTTGAAAGTGGTACATCTGGGTGTATCAG ATCTCTCAGCAAAGAGTGCGTCAATCCCAGATGAACTTGGTGCATGTGGACATTCCAGAACATCAAGCTATGCAAGCCAGCAATCAAAACTGTCAGGTA GGTATAGCACATGTCACTCCAGATCATCCAGTTTTTCTGATCTCAGCCATAGGAGAAACACCTCAGTGGGAAGTACATCTACAGGAATTGGAAGTATTCTAGAGCCATGTGAAGAGACTGAACCAAAAATAACTGATAATTTTGATACTCCTGTTAAAGATATATCTTCAGAAAAACTCAGCAG AATCTCTAAATGTATTTATCCTGACAGGCATCCAGTGAAGCAAGACTCTGTAGAGTCACAATTGAAGCGGGTTGATGCCACCAGAGTAGATGCAGATGATATTGTTGAAAAAATATTGCAGAGTCAAGACTTCAGTTTAGACTCCAGTGCAGAAG AAGAAGGGCTGAGATTATTTGTGGGCCCTGGTGGGAGTACTTCTTTTGGAAGTCATCATCTACCCAATAG
- the FAM102B gene encoding protein FAM102B isoform X3, which produces MAFMMMMKKKKFKFRVELELDELSSVPFVNGILFCKVRLLDGGSFSGESSREVVQANSVHWKKKFLFICKMSASATTGILDPCICRVSVRKELKGGKAYAKLGFADLNLAEFAGSGNTTRRCLLEGYDTKNTRQDNSILKVLISMQLMSGDPCFKTPPSTGMSITIAGEAESLHEDRKGGENLKVVHLGVSDLSAKSASIPDELGACGHSRTSSYASQQSKLSGRYSTCHSRSSSFSDLSHRRNTSVGSTSTGIGSILEPCEETEPKITDNFDTPVKDISSEKLSRHPVKQDSVESQLKRVDATRVDADDIVEKILQSQDFSLDSSAEEEGLRLFVGPGGSTSFGSHHLPNRVGSGAYEQVVIKR; this is translated from the exons ATGGCcttcatgatgatgatgaagaagaagaagttcAAGTTCCgcgtggagctggagctggacgAGCTGTCGTCCGTGCCCTTCGTCAACGGCATCCTCTTCTGCAAGGTGCGGCTGCTGGACGGCGGCAGCTTCAGCGGGGAGTCCTCCCG AGAGGTCGTGCAGGCAAACTCTGTTCACTGGAAGAAGAAGTTCTTATTTATATGTAAAATGAGTGCCAGTGCCACTACAGGCATTCTGGATCCTTGCATCTGCAGAGTATCTGTACGGAAg GAGTTAAAAGGTGGAAAGGCATACGCAAAG CTGGGCTTTGCAGACCTAAACCTTGCAGAGTTTGCTGGATCGGGAAATACCACTCGTCGCTGTTTACTGGAAGGTTATGATACCAAAAATACCAGACAGGATAATTCCATTCTCAAA GTATTGATCAGCATGCAGCTAATGTCCGGAGACCCATGTTTTAAAAC GCCTCCTTCCACAGGAATGTCCATCACAATCGCTGGAGAAGCGGAATCTTTACATGAAGACAGGAAAGGTGGAGAGAACTTGAAAGTGGTACATCTGGGTGTATCAG ATCTCTCAGCAAAGAGTGCGTCAATCCCAGATGAACTTGGTGCATGTGGACATTCCAGAACATCAAGCTATGCAAGCCAGCAATCAAAACTGTCAGGTA GGTATAGCACATGTCACTCCAGATCATCCAGTTTTTCTGATCTCAGCCATAGGAGAAACACCTCAGTGGGAAGTACATCTACAGGAATTGGAAGTATTCTAGAGCCATGTGAAGAGACTGAACCAAAAATAACTGATAATTTTGATACTCCTGTTAAAGATATATCTTCAGAAAAACTCAGCAG GCATCCAGTGAAGCAAGACTCTGTAGAGTCACAATTGAAGCGGGTTGATGCCACCAGAGTAGATGCAGATGATATTGTTGAAAAAATATTGCAGAGTCAAGACTTCAGTTTAGACTCCAGTGCAGAAG AAGAAGGGCTGAGATTATTTGTGGGCCCTGGTGGGAGTACTTCTTTTGGAAGTCATCATCTACCCAATAG
- the FAM102B gene encoding protein FAM102B isoform X4, giving the protein MAFMMMMKKKKFKFRVELELDELSSVPFVNGILFCKVRLLDGGSFSGESSREVVQANSVHWKKKFLFICKMSASATTGILDPCICRVSVRKELKGGKAYAKLGFADLNLAEFAGSGNTTRRCLLEGYDTKNTRQDNSILKVLISMQLMSGDPCFKTPPSTGMSITIAGEAESLHEDRKGGENLKVVHLGVSDLSAKSASIPDELGACGHSRTSSYASQQSKLSGYSTCHSRSSSFSDLSHRRNTSVGSTSTGIGSILEPCEETEPKITDNFDTPVKDISSEKLSRHPVKQDSVESQLKRVDATRVDADDIVEKILQSQDFSLDSSAEEEGLRLFVGPGGSTSFGSHHLPNRVGSGAYEQVVIKR; this is encoded by the exons ATGGCcttcatgatgatgatgaagaagaagaagttcAAGTTCCgcgtggagctggagctggacgAGCTGTCGTCCGTGCCCTTCGTCAACGGCATCCTCTTCTGCAAGGTGCGGCTGCTGGACGGCGGCAGCTTCAGCGGGGAGTCCTCCCG AGAGGTCGTGCAGGCAAACTCTGTTCACTGGAAGAAGAAGTTCTTATTTATATGTAAAATGAGTGCCAGTGCCACTACAGGCATTCTGGATCCTTGCATCTGCAGAGTATCTGTACGGAAg GAGTTAAAAGGTGGAAAGGCATACGCAAAG CTGGGCTTTGCAGACCTAAACCTTGCAGAGTTTGCTGGATCGGGAAATACCACTCGTCGCTGTTTACTGGAAGGTTATGATACCAAAAATACCAGACAGGATAATTCCATTCTCAAA GTATTGATCAGCATGCAGCTAATGTCCGGAGACCCATGTTTTAAAAC GCCTCCTTCCACAGGAATGTCCATCACAATCGCTGGAGAAGCGGAATCTTTACATGAAGACAGGAAAGGTGGAGAGAACTTGAAAGTGGTACATCTGGGTGTATCAG ATCTCTCAGCAAAGAGTGCGTCAATCCCAGATGAACTTGGTGCATGTGGACATTCCAGAACATCAAGCTATGCAAGCCAGCAATCAAAACTGTCAG GGTATAGCACATGTCACTCCAGATCATCCAGTTTTTCTGATCTCAGCCATAGGAGAAACACCTCAGTGGGAAGTACATCTACAGGAATTGGAAGTATTCTAGAGCCATGTGAAGAGACTGAACCAAAAATAACTGATAATTTTGATACTCCTGTTAAAGATATATCTTCAGAAAAACTCAGCAG GCATCCAGTGAAGCAAGACTCTGTAGAGTCACAATTGAAGCGGGTTGATGCCACCAGAGTAGATGCAGATGATATTGTTGAAAAAATATTGCAGAGTCAAGACTTCAGTTTAGACTCCAGTGCAGAAG AAGAAGGGCTGAGATTATTTGTGGGCCCTGGTGGGAGTACTTCTTTTGGAAGTCATCATCTACCCAATAG
- the FAM102B gene encoding protein FAM102B isoform X5, which yields MYSIKTLLICIREVVQANSVHWKKKFLFICKMSASATTGILDPCICRVSVRKELKGGKAYAKLGFADLNLAEFAGSGNTTRRCLLEGYDTKNTRQDNSILKVLISMQLMSGDPCFKTPPSTGMSITIAGEAESLHEDRKGGENLKVVHLGVSDLSAKSASIPDELGACGHSRTSSYASQQSKLSGRYSTCHSRSSSFSDLSHRRNTSVGSTSTGIGSILEPCEETEPKITDNFDTPVKDISSEKLSRISKCIYPDRHPVKQDSVESQLKRVDATRVDADDIVEKILQSQDFSLDSSAEEEGLRLFVGPGGSTSFGSHHLPNRVGSGAYEQVVIKR from the exons ATGTATTCAATAAAAACCTTACTAATTTGTATTAG AGAGGTCGTGCAGGCAAACTCTGTTCACTGGAAGAAGAAGTTCTTATTTATATGTAAAATGAGTGCCAGTGCCACTACAGGCATTCTGGATCCTTGCATCTGCAGAGTATCTGTACGGAAg GAGTTAAAAGGTGGAAAGGCATACGCAAAG CTGGGCTTTGCAGACCTAAACCTTGCAGAGTTTGCTGGATCGGGAAATACCACTCGTCGCTGTTTACTGGAAGGTTATGATACCAAAAATACCAGACAGGATAATTCCATTCTCAAA GTATTGATCAGCATGCAGCTAATGTCCGGAGACCCATGTTTTAAAAC GCCTCCTTCCACAGGAATGTCCATCACAATCGCTGGAGAAGCGGAATCTTTACATGAAGACAGGAAAGGTGGAGAGAACTTGAAAGTGGTACATCTGGGTGTATCAG ATCTCTCAGCAAAGAGTGCGTCAATCCCAGATGAACTTGGTGCATGTGGACATTCCAGAACATCAAGCTATGCAAGCCAGCAATCAAAACTGTCAGGTA GGTATAGCACATGTCACTCCAGATCATCCAGTTTTTCTGATCTCAGCCATAGGAGAAACACCTCAGTGGGAAGTACATCTACAGGAATTGGAAGTATTCTAGAGCCATGTGAAGAGACTGAACCAAAAATAACTGATAATTTTGATACTCCTGTTAAAGATATATCTTCAGAAAAACTCAGCAG AATCTCTAAATGTATTTATCCTGACAGGCATCCAGTGAAGCAAGACTCTGTAGAGTCACAATTGAAGCGGGTTGATGCCACCAGAGTAGATGCAGATGATATTGTTGAAAAAATATTGCAGAGTCAAGACTTCAGTTTAGACTCCAGTGCAGAAG AAGAAGGGCTGAGATTATTTGTGGGCCCTGGTGGGAGTACTTCTTTTGGAAGTCATCATCTACCCAATAG
- the FAM102B gene encoding protein FAM102B isoform X6, whose translation MSASATTGILDPCICRVSVRKELKGGKAYAKLGFADLNLAEFAGSGNTTRRCLLEGYDTKNTRQDNSILKVLISMQLMSGDPCFKTPPSTGMSITIAGEAESLHEDRKGGENLKVVHLGVSDLSAKSASIPDELGACGHSRTSSYASQQSKLSGRYSTCHSRSSSFSDLSHRRNTSVGSTSTGIGSILEPCEETEPKITDNFDTPVKDISSEKLSRISKCIYPDRHPVKQDSVESQLKRVDATRVDADDIVEKILQSQDFSLDSSAEEEGLRLFVGPGGSTSFGSHHLPNRVGSGAYEQVVIKR comes from the exons ATGAGTGCCAGTGCCACTACAGGCATTCTGGATCCTTGCATCTGCAGAGTATCTGTACGGAAg GAGTTAAAAGGTGGAAAGGCATACGCAAAG CTGGGCTTTGCAGACCTAAACCTTGCAGAGTTTGCTGGATCGGGAAATACCACTCGTCGCTGTTTACTGGAAGGTTATGATACCAAAAATACCAGACAGGATAATTCCATTCTCAAA GTATTGATCAGCATGCAGCTAATGTCCGGAGACCCATGTTTTAAAAC GCCTCCTTCCACAGGAATGTCCATCACAATCGCTGGAGAAGCGGAATCTTTACATGAAGACAGGAAAGGTGGAGAGAACTTGAAAGTGGTACATCTGGGTGTATCAG ATCTCTCAGCAAAGAGTGCGTCAATCCCAGATGAACTTGGTGCATGTGGACATTCCAGAACATCAAGCTATGCAAGCCAGCAATCAAAACTGTCAGGTA GGTATAGCACATGTCACTCCAGATCATCCAGTTTTTCTGATCTCAGCCATAGGAGAAACACCTCAGTGGGAAGTACATCTACAGGAATTGGAAGTATTCTAGAGCCATGTGAAGAGACTGAACCAAAAATAACTGATAATTTTGATACTCCTGTTAAAGATATATCTTCAGAAAAACTCAGCAG AATCTCTAAATGTATTTATCCTGACAGGCATCCAGTGAAGCAAGACTCTGTAGAGTCACAATTGAAGCGGGTTGATGCCACCAGAGTAGATGCAGATGATATTGTTGAAAAAATATTGCAGAGTCAAGACTTCAGTTTAGACTCCAGTGCAGAAG AAGAAGGGCTGAGATTATTTGTGGGCCCTGGTGGGAGTACTTCTTTTGGAAGTCATCATCTACCCAATAG